In bacterium, one genomic interval encodes:
- the cdd gene encoding cytidine deaminase produces the protein MKDAELVTWARKAAENAIVPFSGFRVGAALLSSDGRLFLGCNIENASLSMSVCAEQVALTNALSSGVKSFEMIAVWGAADDFVTPCGKCRQLILEFAPNVQVIMANRDCEFVKKPIEALLPEPFRHRTG, from the coding sequence ATGAAGGATGCCGAGCTTGTAACCTGGGCAAGAAAAGCCGCCGAGAACGCAATCGTTCCCTTCTCAGGATTTCGCGTTGGCGCGGCGCTCCTATCTTCGGACGGGAGGTTATTTCTCGGCTGCAACATCGAGAACGCCTCGCTGTCGATGAGTGTCTGTGCCGAGCAGGTTGCGCTGACGAACGCTCTTTCCAGCGGTGTAAAGAGCTTTGAGATGATCGCAGTCTGGGGCGCTGCCGACGATTTCGTTACGCCTTGCGGGAAGTGCAGGCAGCTGATCCTGGAGTTTGCGCCAAATGTCCAGGTAATCATGGCCAACAGGGATTGCGAGTTCGTCAAGAAACCGATTGAGGCGCTGCTTCCTGAACCGTTCCGGCACAGGACAGGATAG